From Erigeron canadensis isolate Cc75 chromosome 8, C_canadensis_v1, whole genome shotgun sequence, one genomic window encodes:
- the LOC122578449 gene encoding ubiquitin-like-specific protease 1D isoform X2, translating to MEIDDDNGTNTKKNPGYVDLNCLSTTSSDDDRPPELIIVKSSNKSDGEVHAPPQEDEKDDFELMTKTDHELNQTLARLINTRALSKTLPDKGEKLMANIRRHQSELEKRNKLKLEKAENGCEEMIQLSDHSDDSASCGEKKSDRKSSSSKFAKRLLQNMGEEKDSRTVNAFEKELSYVNPCKGRKPKPINENLDKERTKTGLLSKLPKTPLVDCENQFIFDDDKKDGDSTTSFSEPNSPQDPPTRVLRPRHKRNHHLLDEEIETTQYVEPLDPCMKNVKVYYPSRDDVDAVEVNYTDMACLDPEACLSSTIMNFYIRYLQQPTSSSDGATSSYHFFNTYFYNKLDKLNYKEDAFRKFRKWWKGVSILEKAYILLPIHENAHWSLVIICLPNKEDELGPMLLHLDSLGLHNSLSLFDNIKRFLREEWEYLRNPKTASTSTDGIWEVFDRKVDQKRVVVPQQKNDYDCGLFVLFYMERFIKEAPERLRKKDLRMFGKQWFLPEEASNLRGRIRNLLVEEFKKAKETESTSSP from the exons ATGGAAATCGACGATGATAACGGCACAAATACAAAGAAGAATCCGGGATACGTAGATTTGAACTGCCTATCTACCACATCTTCCGACGATGATCGGCCACCGGAACTCATCATCGTAAAATCTAGTAACAAGTCCGACGGTGAAGTACACGCGCCGCCGCAAGAGGatgaaaaagatgattttgaattAATGACCAAAACTGACCATGAACTTAACCAGACTTTAGCTCGGCTGATAAATACTCGAGCGTTAAGTAAAACGTTGCCTGATAAAGGAGAAAAGCTCATGGCGAATATCCGGCGACACCAAAGCGAACTCGAAAAACGAAATAAACTTAAGTTGGAAAAg GCTGAAAATGGATGTGAGGAGATGATACAACTTTCTGATCATAGTGATGACA GTGCTTCGTGTGGCGAAAAGAAAAGTGATCGGAAATCTTCATCTTCAAAGTTTGCCAAACGTCTTCTGCAAAATATGGGGGAAGAA AAAGATTCTAGGACTGTCAATGCATttgaaaaagagttgtcttacgTCAATCCTTGTAAAGGGCGAAAACCGAAGCCTATAAATGAGAATTTGGATAAGGAAAGAACCAAAACAGGATTACTTTCAAAACTCCCGAAGACTCCTTTAGTGGATTGTGAGAATCAATTTATCTTCGATGATGATAAAAAAGATGGCGATTCTACTACTTCTTTCTCAGA ACCAAACTCTCCTCAAGATCCACCTACAAGAGTTTTGAGGCCTAGACAT AAACGGAATCATCATTTACTGGATGAGGAGATTGAGACTACACAATATGTGGAACCATTGGATCCATG catgaaaaatgttaaaGTCTACTACCCATCAAG GGATGACGTTGATGCAGTCGAAGTTAATTACACTGACATGGCATGTCTTGATCCCGAAGCATGTCTTTCATCCACTATCATGAATTTCTATATACG ATACCTTCAGCAGCCAACATCTTCGTCTGATGGTGCAACATCTAGTTATCATTTCTTTAACACATATTTTTATAACAAGCTAGATAAG ctaAACTACAAGGAAGATGCGTTTCGCAAGTTCAGAAAGTGGTGGAAAGGTGTCAGTATTTTGGAGAAAGCATACATACTTCTCCCCATACATGAAAA TGCTCATTGGAGCTTGGTGATAATATGTCTCCCTAACAAGGAAGATGAACTTGGGCCAATGTTGCTTCATTTGGACTCACTTGGACTGCACAATAGTTTATCGCTATTTGATAACATTAAAAG ATTTTTGAGGGAAGAGTGGGAATACCTAAGAAATCCAAAAACTGCTTCTACAAGTACAGATGGAATTTGGGAAGTTTTTGATCGTAAAGTGGACCAGAAAAGGGTTGTG GTTCCACAGCAGAAGAATGATTATGATTGTGGgctgtttgttttgttttatatggAACGTTTCATCAAAGAAGCTCCTGAGAGACTACGGAAAAAAGATTTAAGAATG TTTGGAAAACAATGGTTTCTCCCTGAAGAAGCATCTAACTTGAGAGGAAGAATTCGTAATCTACTTGTAGAAGAGTTCAAGAAAGCCAAAGAGACGGAATCCACATCATCTCCCTAG
- the LOC122578449 gene encoding ubiquitin-like-specific protease 1D isoform X1, which produces MEIDDDNGTNTKKNPGYVDLNCLSTTSSDDDRPPELIIVKSSNKSDGEVHAPPQEDEKDDFELMTKTDHELNQTLARLINTRALSKTLPDKGEKLMANIRRHQSELEKRNKLKLEKAENGCEEMIQLSDHSDDSASCGEKKSDRKSSSSKFAKRLLQNMGEEQKDSRTVNAFEKELSYVNPCKGRKPKPINENLDKERTKTGLLSKLPKTPLVDCENQFIFDDDKKDGDSTTSFSEPNSPQDPPTRVLRPRHKRNHHLLDEEIETTQYVEPLDPCMKNVKVYYPSRDDVDAVEVNYTDMACLDPEACLSSTIMNFYIRYLQQPTSSSDGATSSYHFFNTYFYNKLDKLNYKEDAFRKFRKWWKGVSILEKAYILLPIHENAHWSLVIICLPNKEDELGPMLLHLDSLGLHNSLSLFDNIKRFLREEWEYLRNPKTASTSTDGIWEVFDRKVDQKRVVVPQQKNDYDCGLFVLFYMERFIKEAPERLRKKDLRMFGKQWFLPEEASNLRGRIRNLLVEEFKKAKETESTSSP; this is translated from the exons ATGGAAATCGACGATGATAACGGCACAAATACAAAGAAGAATCCGGGATACGTAGATTTGAACTGCCTATCTACCACATCTTCCGACGATGATCGGCCACCGGAACTCATCATCGTAAAATCTAGTAACAAGTCCGACGGTGAAGTACACGCGCCGCCGCAAGAGGatgaaaaagatgattttgaattAATGACCAAAACTGACCATGAACTTAACCAGACTTTAGCTCGGCTGATAAATACTCGAGCGTTAAGTAAAACGTTGCCTGATAAAGGAGAAAAGCTCATGGCGAATATCCGGCGACACCAAAGCGAACTCGAAAAACGAAATAAACTTAAGTTGGAAAAg GCTGAAAATGGATGTGAGGAGATGATACAACTTTCTGATCATAGTGATGACA GTGCTTCGTGTGGCGAAAAGAAAAGTGATCGGAAATCTTCATCTTCAAAGTTTGCCAAACGTCTTCTGCAAAATATGGGGGAAGAA cAGAAAGATTCTAGGACTGTCAATGCATttgaaaaagagttgtcttacgTCAATCCTTGTAAAGGGCGAAAACCGAAGCCTATAAATGAGAATTTGGATAAGGAAAGAACCAAAACAGGATTACTTTCAAAACTCCCGAAGACTCCTTTAGTGGATTGTGAGAATCAATTTATCTTCGATGATGATAAAAAAGATGGCGATTCTACTACTTCTTTCTCAGA ACCAAACTCTCCTCAAGATCCACCTACAAGAGTTTTGAGGCCTAGACAT AAACGGAATCATCATTTACTGGATGAGGAGATTGAGACTACACAATATGTGGAACCATTGGATCCATG catgaaaaatgttaaaGTCTACTACCCATCAAG GGATGACGTTGATGCAGTCGAAGTTAATTACACTGACATGGCATGTCTTGATCCCGAAGCATGTCTTTCATCCACTATCATGAATTTCTATATACG ATACCTTCAGCAGCCAACATCTTCGTCTGATGGTGCAACATCTAGTTATCATTTCTTTAACACATATTTTTATAACAAGCTAGATAAG ctaAACTACAAGGAAGATGCGTTTCGCAAGTTCAGAAAGTGGTGGAAAGGTGTCAGTATTTTGGAGAAAGCATACATACTTCTCCCCATACATGAAAA TGCTCATTGGAGCTTGGTGATAATATGTCTCCCTAACAAGGAAGATGAACTTGGGCCAATGTTGCTTCATTTGGACTCACTTGGACTGCACAATAGTTTATCGCTATTTGATAACATTAAAAG ATTTTTGAGGGAAGAGTGGGAATACCTAAGAAATCCAAAAACTGCTTCTACAAGTACAGATGGAATTTGGGAAGTTTTTGATCGTAAAGTGGACCAGAAAAGGGTTGTG GTTCCACAGCAGAAGAATGATTATGATTGTGGgctgtttgttttgttttatatggAACGTTTCATCAAAGAAGCTCCTGAGAGACTACGGAAAAAAGATTTAAGAATG TTTGGAAAACAATGGTTTCTCCCTGAAGAAGCATCTAACTTGAGAGGAAGAATTCGTAATCTACTTGTAGAAGAGTTCAAGAAAGCCAAAGAGACGGAATCCACATCATCTCCCTAG
- the LOC122610845 gene encoding dual specificity protein kinase shkA-like has protein sequence MRVSAGHAGTLGYMAPEVEWGKPYGTKSDVYAFGICLWEIYCCDNISDHLFKTKPTIPADCPKSLAQLIERCWDTDPKKRPAMKDVVVELEEMVKSEEWKTSPEDEHSTGGFGCFGPLFKNGG, from the exons ATGCGGGTGAGTGCTGGTCACGCCGGGACTCTTGGGTATATGGCTCCTGag gttgaaTGGGGAAAGCCATACGGGACTAAATCCGATGTGTATGCATTTGGGATATGCTTGTGGGAGATATATTGTTGCGACAACATATCGGACCATCTATTCAAa ACAAAACCAACCATACCGGCAGATTGTCCAAAATCCCTAGCTCAATTAATAGAACGGTGTTGGGATACTGACCCAAAGAAGAGGCCGGCAATGAAAGACGTGGTTGTTGAGTTGGAAGAAATGGTGAAATCCGAAGAGTGGAAAACGTCGCCAGAAGATGAACATAGCACCGGCGGTTTTGGTTGCTTTGGGCCGTTATTCAAGAATGGAGGATAG
- the LOC122610846 gene encoding uncharacterized protein LOC122610846 produces MSFSVPSSANTYTRQELFGNDSDDEELITIMGDFIVLLENGDSSTPLTRVYIPRDRLGAGNQLINDYFVENSKYPPHFFRQRFRMRKELFMRIANDIASFSPVGDEHVPPHFVEFRNQRVDARGNLGFFTIHLRYVTLDEYLQMGEQTSRDALDAFCKCVFDLYREEYLRRSTTDDIQRIYQGCLGASTVCIGPGKGVQKHGKVRTNDINVLNQSHLFREIVEDTAPDTSFIVNGTEYRRGII; encoded by the exons ATGTCTTTTTCAGTTCCGTCAAGTGCTAACACATACACACGACAAGAGTTATTTGGGAACGACTCCGACGATGAAGAACTTATCACTATAATGGGTGATTTTATCGTTTTGCTCGAAAATGGGGACTCTTCAACCCCTCTTACTCGTGTTTATATCCCAAGAGATCGACTTGGTGCAGGGAATCAGTTGATAAATGATTACTTTGTCGAAAACTCAAAGTACCCGCCACACTTCTTTAGGCAGCGTTTTCGCATGCGAAAAGAGCTATTCATGCGTATAGCTAACGATATCGCTTCTTTCTCCCCAGTTGGTGATGAGCATGTGCCTCCTCATTTTGTTGAGTTTCGAAACCAGCGTGTAGATGCACGGGGTAACCTCGGTTTTTTTACAATACATCTGCGATACGTCACACTTGATGAGTATCTACAAATGGGTGAACAAACTTCCAGAGACGCGCTTGATGCTTTTTGTAAGTGTGTGTTTGACCTTTACAGGGAAGAGTACTTACGAAGATCAACAACAGATGATATACAACGTATCTACCAGGGATGCTTGGGAGCATCGACTGTATGCATTGGCCCTGGAAAAGGTGTCCAAAAGCATGGCAAG GTTCGAACAAATGACATAAACGTACTCAATCAATCACATTTGTTTAGGGAAATCGTTGAGGATACGGCTCCGGATACTTCATTTATAGTTAACGGAACCGAGTATAGAAGGGGTATTATCTAG
- the LOC122579324 gene encoding pre-mRNA-processing factor 17 isoform X1, with protein MDLLKAYNTGDDHRMSDTSSPESSPPRLTIAPKSSAPKVDDTMLSLTVANKTLTKPLDPTQHVVGFNPTYDQLWAPIQGPAHPYAKDGIAQGMRNHKLGFVENANIDTFVFDEQYNTFYKYGYAADPSGSAGCNYVGDLDKLKETDALSVYNIPQHEQKRRKLEKRQEALERDAEDLDNVDNQEVENPASDAWLAMNRKSPWVGRKEGLQGELSEEQRKYAEEYAKKKGEERDGNKDKGEVIAEKSTFHGKEDKDYQGRSWIAPPKDAKASNDHCYIPKRLVHTWSGHTKGVSAIRFFPKHGHLLLSAGMDSKVKIWDVYNSGKCMRTYMGHSKAVRDISFCNDGSKFLTAGYDKNIKYWDTETGQVISTFSTGKVPYVVKLNPDDDKQNILLAGMSDKKIVQWDMNSGQITQEYDQHLGAVNTITFVDNNRRFVTSSDDKSLRVWEFGIPVVIKYISEPHMHSMPAISLHPNGNWLAAQSLDNQILIYSTRERFQLNKKKRFAGHIVAGYACQVNFSPDGRFVMSGDGEGKCWFWDWKSSKVFKTLKCHEGVCIGAEWHPLEQSKVATCGWDGLIKYWD; from the exons ATGGATCTATTAAAAGCCTACAATACCGGCGACGACCACCGCATGTCCGACACGTCATCACCGGAATCCTCACCGCCACGTCTAACAATTGCCCCAAAATCCTCCGCCCCCAAAGTGGACGACACGATGCTGTCATTAACCGTCGCGAACAAAACCCTAACAAAACCCTTGGATCCAACACAACACGTGGTGGGCTTCAATCCGACGTACGATCAACTGTGGGCCCCAATTCAAGGACCGGCACATCCGTACGCCAAAGACGGAATAGCTCAAGGTATGCGTAATCATAAATTAGGGTTTGTCGAGAATGCTAATATAGATACATTTGTATTTGATGAACagtataatactttttataaataCGGATATGCTGCTGATCCGTCTGGGTCAGCTGGGTGTAATTATGTTGGTGATTTGGATAAGTTGAAAGAAACCGATGCGTTATCGGTTTATAATATCCCGCAACACGAACAAAAGAGACGTAAGTTGGAGAAAAGGCAGGAAGCTTTGGAGAGAGATGCTGAAGATTTAGATAATGTTGATAACCAGGAGGTCGAGAATCCGGCGAGTGATGCGTGGTTAGCTATGAATAGGAAGAGTCCGTGGGTCGGGAGGAAGGAAGGGTTACAAGGGGAATTGAGTGAAGAGCAAAGGAAGTATGCGGAAGAGTACGCCAAAAAGAAAGGGGAGGAACGTGACGGGAATAAGGACAAAGGTGAGGTTATTGCGGAAAAGAGTACGTTTCATGGGAAAGAAGACAAGGATTATCAAGGGCGGTCCTGGATTGCGCCACCCAAAGATGCTAAGGCCAGTAATGATCATTGCTATATTCCCAAGAGATTGGTGCATACGTGGAGTGGGCATACCAAGGGGGTGTCTGCGATTAGGTTTTTTCCCAAACATGGGCATTTGTTGTTGTCGGCTGGGATGGATAGTAAGGTGAAGATATGGGATGTGTATAATTCGGGCAAATGTATGAGGACTTATATGGGGCATAGTAAGGCTGTTAGGGATATATCGTTTTGTAATGATGGGTCGAAGTTTTTGACTGCGGGGTATGATAAGAATATTAAGTATTGGGATACGGAAACAGGGCAGGTGATATCGACGTTTTCCACCGGGAAGGTGCCGTATGTGGTTAAGTTGAATCCGGATGATGATAAGCAGAATATTCTTTTGGCGGGTATGAGTGATAAGAAGATTGTTCAGTGGGATATGAATAGTGGGCAAATTACGCAGGAGTATGATCAGCATTTGGGTGCGGTGAATACTATTACATTTGTTGATAATAATAGGAGGTTTGTTACTTCTAGTGATGATAAGTCTCTTCGTGTATGGGAATTTGGTATTCCTGTTGTTATAAAGTATATAAGTGAACCTCATATGCACTCGATGCCTGCCATTTCGCTTCATCCGAATGGGAATTGGTTGGCAGCTCAGAGTTTGGATAATCAGATTCTGATATATAGCACCAGGGAACGGTTTCAGCTAAACAAGAAAAAACGTTTTGCTGGACATATCGTGGCTGGGTACGCTTGTCAAGTTAATTTCTCGCCAGATGGTCGGTTTGTCATGTCTGGGGATGGCGAGGGTAAATGCTGGTTTTGGGATTGGAAGTCTTCCAAAGTCTTTAAAACACTCAAGTGTCACGAGGGAGTGTGCATAGGTGCTGAATGGCATCCTCTGGAGCAAAGTAAAGTTGCGACGTGTGGATGGGATGGCTTAATTAAATACTG GGACTAA
- the LOC122579324 gene encoding pre-mRNA-processing factor 17 isoform X2 yields the protein MDLLKAYNTGDDHRMSDTSSPESSPPRLTIAPKSSAPKVDDTMLSLTVANKTLTKPLDPTQHVVGFNPTYDQLWAPIQGPAHPYAKDGIAQGMRNHKLGFVENANIDTFVFDEQYNTFYKYGYAADPSGSAGCNYVGDLDKLKETDALSVYNIPQHEQKRRKLEKRQEALERDAEDLDNVDNQEVENPASDAWLAMNRKSPWVGRKEGLQGELSEEQRKYAEEYAKKKGEERDGNKDKGEVIAEKSTFHGKEDKDYQGRSWIAPPKDAKASNDHCYIPKRLVHTWSGHTKGVSAIRFFPKHGHLLLSAGMDSKVKIWDVYNSGKCMRTYMGHSKAVRDISFCNDGSKFLTAGYDKNIKYWDTETGQVISTFSTGKVPYVVKLNPDDDKQNILLAGMSDKKIVQWDMNSGQITQEYDQHLGAVNTITFVDNNRRFVTSSDDKSLRVWEFGIPVVIKYISEPHMHSMPAISLHPNGNWLAAQSLDNQILIYSTRERFQLNKKKRFAGHIVAGYACQVNFSPDGRFVMSGDGEGKCWFWDWKSSKVFKTLKCHEGVCIGAEWHPLEQSKVATCGWDGLIKYW from the coding sequence ATGGATCTATTAAAAGCCTACAATACCGGCGACGACCACCGCATGTCCGACACGTCATCACCGGAATCCTCACCGCCACGTCTAACAATTGCCCCAAAATCCTCCGCCCCCAAAGTGGACGACACGATGCTGTCATTAACCGTCGCGAACAAAACCCTAACAAAACCCTTGGATCCAACACAACACGTGGTGGGCTTCAATCCGACGTACGATCAACTGTGGGCCCCAATTCAAGGACCGGCACATCCGTACGCCAAAGACGGAATAGCTCAAGGTATGCGTAATCATAAATTAGGGTTTGTCGAGAATGCTAATATAGATACATTTGTATTTGATGAACagtataatactttttataaataCGGATATGCTGCTGATCCGTCTGGGTCAGCTGGGTGTAATTATGTTGGTGATTTGGATAAGTTGAAAGAAACCGATGCGTTATCGGTTTATAATATCCCGCAACACGAACAAAAGAGACGTAAGTTGGAGAAAAGGCAGGAAGCTTTGGAGAGAGATGCTGAAGATTTAGATAATGTTGATAACCAGGAGGTCGAGAATCCGGCGAGTGATGCGTGGTTAGCTATGAATAGGAAGAGTCCGTGGGTCGGGAGGAAGGAAGGGTTACAAGGGGAATTGAGTGAAGAGCAAAGGAAGTATGCGGAAGAGTACGCCAAAAAGAAAGGGGAGGAACGTGACGGGAATAAGGACAAAGGTGAGGTTATTGCGGAAAAGAGTACGTTTCATGGGAAAGAAGACAAGGATTATCAAGGGCGGTCCTGGATTGCGCCACCCAAAGATGCTAAGGCCAGTAATGATCATTGCTATATTCCCAAGAGATTGGTGCATACGTGGAGTGGGCATACCAAGGGGGTGTCTGCGATTAGGTTTTTTCCCAAACATGGGCATTTGTTGTTGTCGGCTGGGATGGATAGTAAGGTGAAGATATGGGATGTGTATAATTCGGGCAAATGTATGAGGACTTATATGGGGCATAGTAAGGCTGTTAGGGATATATCGTTTTGTAATGATGGGTCGAAGTTTTTGACTGCGGGGTATGATAAGAATATTAAGTATTGGGATACGGAAACAGGGCAGGTGATATCGACGTTTTCCACCGGGAAGGTGCCGTATGTGGTTAAGTTGAATCCGGATGATGATAAGCAGAATATTCTTTTGGCGGGTATGAGTGATAAGAAGATTGTTCAGTGGGATATGAATAGTGGGCAAATTACGCAGGAGTATGATCAGCATTTGGGTGCGGTGAATACTATTACATTTGTTGATAATAATAGGAGGTTTGTTACTTCTAGTGATGATAAGTCTCTTCGTGTATGGGAATTTGGTATTCCTGTTGTTATAAAGTATATAAGTGAACCTCATATGCACTCGATGCCTGCCATTTCGCTTCATCCGAATGGGAATTGGTTGGCAGCTCAGAGTTTGGATAATCAGATTCTGATATATAGCACCAGGGAACGGTTTCAGCTAAACAAGAAAAAACGTTTTGCTGGACATATCGTGGCTGGGTACGCTTGTCAAGTTAATTTCTCGCCAGATGGTCGGTTTGTCATGTCTGGGGATGGCGAGGGTAAATGCTGGTTTTGGGATTGGAAGTCTTCCAAAGTCTTTAAAACACTCAAGTGTCACGAGGGAGTGTGCATAGGTGCTGAATGGCATCCTCTGGAGCAAAGTAAAGTTGCGACGTGTGGATGGGATGGCTTAATTAAATACTGGTAA
- the LOC122610106 gene encoding carbonic anhydrase 2-like → MAKDLCDNAIEGLKKVLSEKSDLETVVAASTAAKIKQLTAELEAASVKEVNPVERIKNGFDQFRTHKYEKNPGLYEELSKGQSPKFMVFACSDSRVCPSHILDFQPGEAFMVRNIASMVPPYDKKKYSGVGAAIEYAVLHLKVENILVIGHSCCGGIKGLMSIPDNGTTSSDFIEDWVKICSVAKSKVKAEFGNLEFTEQCTKCEKEAVNVSLGNLLTYPFVKEAVTKKLLSLKGGYYNFLKGTFDLWSLDYGISPAVTV, encoded by the exons ATGGCCAAAGATTTATGTGATAACGCCATTGAAGGATTGAAAAAGGTTCTAAG TGAGAAAAGCGACCTTGAAACTGTTGTTGCCGCTTCAACTGCCGCGAAGATCAAGCAGCTAACAGCAGAATTGGAAGCGGCCTCTGTCAAGGAGGTGAACCCGGTCGAGAGGATCAAGAACGGGTTTGATCAATTTAGGACCCATAAATATGA AAAGAACCCGGGTCTATATGAAGAGCTATCGAAAGGCCAAAGCCCCAAG TTCATGGTGTTTGCCTGCTCGGATTCGCGGGTATGTCCGTCACACATACTAGATTTTCAGCCAGGAGAGGCCTTTATGGTCCGAAACATCGCTAGCATGGTCCCTCCATATGACAAG AAAAAGTATTCCGGGGTGGGGGCAGCTATTGAATATGCGGTGCTACATCTGAAG GTGGAAAACATTTTAGTAATTGGACACAGCTGCTGCGGTGGTATCAAAGGACTTATGTCTATCCCAGACAATGGAACCACTTCTTC TGACTTCATTGAAGATTGGGTAAAAATATGTTCGGTTGCCAAAAGCAAGGTAAAAGCAGAATTCGGCAATTTGGAGTTTACAGAACAATGCACCAAGTGTGAGAAG GAGGCTGTGAACGTATCTTTGGGAAATCTATTGACTTACCCTTTTGTTAAGGAGGCAGTGACGaaaaaattactttcactaaagGGAGGATACTATAATTTTCTCAAGGGTACCTTTGATCTTTGGAGTCTTGATTATGGTATTTCACCTGCAGTTACcgtataa
- the LOC122610847 gene encoding uncharacterized protein LOC122610847: MSSTYNYQTSNSNHSHANDNISDEEEFVDCEDNKYEDNNINHEHNGDFTLMYINENENNLHASADKTSRDSQTNSAFHLFDQNLLSKDDENQLPIQPHVDKVFIKSPQGATSSSSSTSEYDDCEGVALGPYRTWSKQENAKENVELNKKSNSTGFSKLWRLTGKVGRSNSDGRDAFVFLKRPADDRKTTTSSKMVVKRTAVGGSLVKANIDNIDGAKTKVVKIGTKAQNANVSAHEVYLRKKEQTEEERKRSYYLPYRPEIMGFFTNVNGGCLSKNVHPY, from the coding sequence ATGTCTTCAACTTATAACTATCAAACCAGTAATTCTAATCATTCACATGCCAATGATAATATCAGCGACGAAGAAGAATTTGTAGATTGTGAAGATAACAAATATGAAGATAATAATATCAACCATGAACACAATGGCGATTTTACACTTatgtatataaatgaaaatgaaaataatttgCATGCCTCTGCAGATAAAACGTCAAGAGATAGTCAAACAAATTCGGCATTTCATTTGTTTGATCAAAATTTATTATCAAAGGATGACGAAAATCAACTACCAATTCAACCTCACGTAGACAAAGTATTCATTAAATCGCCTCAAGGAGCcacatcatcgtcatcatctaCATCGGAATATGATGATTGTGAAGGTGTAGCACTTGGCCCATATCGTACGTGGTCAAAACAAGAAAATGCAAAGGAAAATGTGGAACTCAATAAAAAGAGTAATTCAACGGGTTTCTCAAAGCTATGGAGACTAACAGGGAAAGTTGGCCGAAGCAATAGTGATGGTCGTGATgcatttgtgtttttaaaaaggCCAGCAGATGATAGGAAAACGACAACATCGTCAAAGATGGTTGTGAAGCGGACTGCTGTTGGTGGGTCGTTGGTGAAAGCCAATATTGACAATATTGATGGTGCAAAAACGAAAGTTGTTAAGATAGGTACCAAAGCGCAAAATGCAAATGTATCGGCCCATGAGGTTTACTTGAGGAAGAAAGAGCAAACAGAAGAAGAACGAAAGCGATCTTACTATTTACCTTATCGTCCGGAAATCATGGGGTTCTTTACTAATGTTAATGGTGGTTGTTTAAGCAAGAATGTACATCCCTACTAG